The Streptomyces nitrosporeus genome includes a window with the following:
- a CDS encoding winged helix-turn-helix domain-containing protein, producing the protein MIRFRLGLADLAATSFAYSPLQETVLSLRIWGPHSPRMPHMKNAFANTRPAFEQLDHELLTALVARRRYWVPDLLTPRPAVPAPDIRAELAALRATDPALLGPGLEQTFAPLGEPVPPRLAAGLHDPAGLLADIADALESYWNVCLLPLWPRLRSLLETDLAHRARILAEHGAGLLFTGISERLTWQNGILSIHRRGPWASTTDDIPIDGRRLLLTPSCFVDGVSTMLGRDAPPHIVYTTRGTALLTERHEPTTPHALECLLGRPRARLLALLAEPATTTELAHRLNVTPAAVSQHLSALAAARLLDRTRHGRHVHHRHSPLSSALHHAQNDTPPASP; encoded by the coding sequence ATGATTCGTTTCCGCCTCGGCCTGGCCGACCTCGCCGCCACCTCCTTCGCGTACTCCCCTCTGCAGGAGACCGTCCTCAGCCTGCGCATATGGGGACCTCACTCCCCCCGCATGCCCCATATGAAAAACGCCTTCGCCAATACCCGACCGGCCTTCGAACAGCTCGACCATGAGCTGCTGACCGCTCTCGTGGCCCGGCGGCGCTACTGGGTCCCCGATCTCCTCACCCCGCGCCCCGCCGTGCCCGCGCCCGACATCAGAGCGGAACTCGCCGCCCTGCGGGCCACCGACCCCGCGCTGCTCGGCCCCGGCCTGGAGCAGACCTTCGCCCCGCTCGGCGAGCCGGTCCCGCCCCGGCTCGCTGCCGGCCTGCACGATCCGGCCGGGCTCCTGGCCGACATCGCCGACGCGCTGGAGTCGTACTGGAACGTCTGCCTGCTGCCCCTCTGGCCCCGCCTCCGCTCACTCCTCGAAACCGATCTCGCACACCGGGCCCGGATCCTGGCCGAGCACGGAGCCGGCCTGCTGTTCACGGGCATCAGTGAGCGGCTCACCTGGCAGAACGGCATCCTCAGCATCCACCGGCGAGGCCCCTGGGCCAGTACCACCGACGACATCCCCATCGACGGCCGCCGGCTGCTCCTGACCCCCAGCTGCTTCGTCGACGGCGTCTCCACCATGCTCGGCCGCGACGCCCCGCCCCACATCGTCTACACCACCCGCGGCACAGCCCTCCTGACCGAGCGGCACGAACCCACCACACCCCATGCCCTGGAATGCCTGCTCGGCCGCCCCCGCGCCCGGTTGCTGGCCCTGCTCGCCGAACCGGCCACCACCACAGAACTCGCCCACCGCCTGAACGTCACCCCCGCCGCCGTCAGCCAGCACCTCTCCGCCCTCGCCGCGGCCCGCCTCCTCGACCGCACCCGACACGGCCGCCACGTCCACCACCGGCACAGCCCCCTCAGCTCCGCGCTCCACCACGCCCAGAACGACACACCCCCGGCAAGCCCCTGA
- a CDS encoding IS5 family transposase (programmed frameshift), translated as MVGIVERLVPDELWALFQRVVPEAPSRPQGGGRRRYGDREVLAAIVFVATSGCTWQQLPSASFGPSGATAHRRFSEWSKARVWARLHRLVLDELGARGELDWSRCAIDSVNMRALKRGNLTGPNPVDRGKYGSKIHLITERTGLPISVGISGANLHDSQALIPLVKGIPPIRSRRGRRRRKPAKLHADKGYDYAHLRRWLRERGITHRIARKGVEPSQRLGRHRWTVERTMAWLAGFRRLHRRYEHKADHFLAFTSITCTLICYRRLAK; from the exons ATGGTGGGGATCGTTGAGCGGCTGGTGCCGGACGAGTTGTGGGCGTTGTTCCAGCGGGTGGTGCCGGAGGCGCCGTCGCGGCCGCAGGGTGGTGGTCGGCGTCGGTACGGCGACCGGGAAGTGCTGGCGGCGATCGTCTTCGTGGCCACGTCAGGTTGTACCTGGCAGCAGCTGCCTTCGGCGTCGTTCGGCCCGTCCGGAGCGACCGCCCACCGGCGGTTCTCGGAGTGGTCGAAGGCCAGGGTGTGGGCCAGGCTCCACCGCCTGGTCCTCGACGAACTCGGTGCCCGCGGCGAGCTTGACTGGTCAAGGTGCGCGATCGACTCGGTGAACATGCGAGCCCTGAAAAGAGGGA ACCTGACAGGTCCGAATCCTGTCGACCGGGGCAAGTACGGCTCGAAGATCCACCTGATCACCGAACGGACCGGTCTGCCCATATCCGTCGGCATCTCCGGGGCCAACCTGCACGACAGCCAAGCCCTGATACCCCTCGTGAAGGGCATCCCACCGATCCGCTCACGCCGCGGCCGGCGACGGCGCAAGCCCGCCAAACTCCACGCCGACAAAGGATACGACTACGCCCACCTGCGGCGATGGCTACGCGAACGCGGCATCACCCACCGCATCGCACGCAAGGGAGTCGAGCCCTCCCAACGGCTGGGCCGCCACCGCTGGACCGTGGAACGCACCATGGCCTGGCTCGCCGGCTTCCGCCGACTCCACCGACGCTACGAACACAAGGCCGACCACTTCCTCGCCTTCACCAGCATCACCTGCACCCTCATCTGCTACCGCCGACTCGCCAAATGA
- a CDS encoding MFS transporter produces the protein MPPSAPESRLSATTAPTRAAILANALTFLLALFPLRSVRATHPVAEKPVTDRPGGSRRPNRSASPGRGPGALGDRPYLAVTALNAIVNMLYVVLEVALPLWLTGYTNAPRPLVGVLLVLNTVLVVTLQVRAGRGATELPAAARAFRLGGLLTALACVTAAAAAHRAPAAASVILLAAVLLLTLGEVTSQAGSWTLGYALAPDHAQGAYQGVFQTGISLTQALGPLAVTTLVLPHGTTGWLALGAVFGGAALALPPTARRAERRRPVPDP, from the coding sequence GTGCCGCCCTCGGCGCCGGAGTCGCGGCTTTCGGCCACCACGGCGCCTACCAGGGCCGCGATCCTCGCCAACGCCCTCACGTTCCTGCTGGCGCTGTTCCCCCTGCGCTCGGTCCGCGCCACGCACCCGGTCGCGGAGAAGCCCGTCACCGACCGGCCCGGCGGCTCCCGCCGGCCGAACCGCTCCGCTTCCCCCGGCCGCGGTCCGGGTGCACTGGGAGACCGCCCCTACCTCGCCGTCACGGCGCTCAACGCGATCGTCAACATGCTCTACGTCGTCCTGGAGGTCGCTCTGCCGCTATGGCTCACCGGTTACACGAACGCCCCCCGCCCCCTGGTCGGCGTCCTCCTCGTCCTCAACACCGTCCTCGTCGTCACCCTGCAGGTCCGGGCCGGCCGCGGCGCCACCGAACTCCCCGCCGCGGCACGGGCTTTCCGCCTCGGCGGCCTGCTCACCGCCCTCGCCTGCGTCACGGCCGCCGCAGCCGCGCACCGCGCCCCGGCCGCCGCCAGCGTGATCCTCCTGGCGGCCGTCCTGCTCCTGACCCTGGGCGAGGTCACCTCCCAGGCCGGCAGCTGGACACTCGGCTACGCCCTGGCACCCGATCATGCCCAGGGCGCCTACCAGGGCGTCTTCCAGACCGGCATCTCCCTCACCCAGGCTCTGGGCCCCCTCGCGGTCACCACCCTCGTCCTGCCGCACGGCACCACGGGCTGGCTCGCGCTCGGTGCGGTGTTCGGCGGCGCGGCACTCGCCCTGCCGCCGACGGCACGCCGAGCCGAGCGGCGCCGTCCCGTGCCGGACCCCTGA
- a CDS encoding DMT family transporter has product MYQTAYFASVQQAGLTVATVVTLGAGPLLVTAGARLTLGERAGAAGIAAVASGVAGLVLLTGGADGSTGPAPAPGIGYALLSAAGYAGVTLLGRLSGRDNADGVFESTVTGFAVGTVCLLPTALLEGLLPDMGRPAWTLGLVLYLGAVPTALAYTLFFAGLGAVRATTASVVALVEPVTAAAIGVLVLGEQLNAAVLTGTALLMSAVVFLAATEGPGRAAARRTPGRCRPGAGGRRAPGVAAADRRRPGAVRDRR; this is encoded by the coding sequence GTGTACCAGACGGCCTACTTCGCCTCCGTGCAGCAGGCCGGGCTGACCGTGGCCACGGTGGTGACCCTGGGCGCGGGTCCGCTACTGGTGACTGCCGGAGCCCGGCTCACGCTGGGCGAGCGCGCCGGCGCCGCCGGAATTGCCGCGGTGGCGAGCGGCGTCGCCGGCCTGGTGCTGCTGACGGGCGGTGCGGACGGGAGCACCGGACCGGCTCCCGCGCCGGGCATCGGCTACGCGCTGCTCTCCGCCGCCGGCTACGCAGGCGTGACGTTGCTGGGCCGCCTCTCCGGCCGGGATAACGCCGATGGGGTGTTCGAGTCCACGGTCACCGGCTTCGCGGTCGGCACGGTCTGTCTTCTGCCGACGGCTCTGCTGGAGGGCCTGCTGCCCGACATGGGGCGACCGGCGTGGACGCTGGGCCTGGTTCTCTACCTCGGGGCCGTGCCGACGGCGTTGGCGTACACGTTGTTCTTCGCCGGCCTCGGCGCTGTGCGGGCGACCACAGCCTCCGTCGTCGCCCTGGTGGAACCGGTCACCGCGGCCGCCATCGGCGTCCTGGTCCTCGGCGAGCAGCTCAACGCGGCCGTCCTCACCGGCACGGCTCTTCTGATGTCCGCAGTGGTGTTCCTCGCCGCCACCGAGGGGCCGGGCCGGGCCGCTGCACGACGGACGCCCGGGCGCTGCCGCCCGGGCGCAGGAGGCCGTCGCGCACCTGGGGTCGCGGCGGCGGACCGGCGACGGCCGGGCGCGGTCCGCGACCGCCGCTGA
- a CDS encoding GNAT family N-acetyltransferase yields the protein MCELGCWLEEAGQGHGLVTRACRALIDWAFTERGMNRVEWWASAGNTRSTASARRLGMTRDGVLRQRYPYRGLRHDSEVWSVLAQEWPPAGDRSAPSSGDRAEIDRLADLFMGSFTNTGGRHPDLQVIRELFVPEGTIVSNTGNDPVIMDLDAFIEPRQRMLTDGTLTEFSEWEVSARTEIFGSVAHRFSEYRKSGTRDGVRFEGHGHKTTQFLRTRAGWRMSSMAWDDAPHRLPG from the coding sequence GTGTGCGAGCTCGGCTGCTGGCTGGAGGAGGCCGGGCAGGGCCACGGGCTCGTGACCCGGGCGTGCAGGGCGCTGATCGACTGGGCCTTCACCGAGCGCGGGATGAACAGGGTCGAGTGGTGGGCCTCCGCCGGCAACACCCGCAGCACCGCGTCCGCGCGCCGTCTCGGCATGACCCGGGACGGCGTGCTCCGGCAGCGCTACCCGTACCGCGGGCTGCGCCACGACAGCGAGGTGTGGTCCGTCCTGGCCCAGGAGTGGCCGCCGGCAGGGGACCGGTCCGCACCCTCGTCCGGCGACCGGGCGGAGATCGACCGCCTGGCGGACCTGTTCATGGGCTCCTTCACCAACACCGGGGGGAGGCACCCTGATCTGCAGGTGATCCGCGAACTGTTCGTCCCGGAGGGGACGATCGTCTCGAACACCGGAAACGATCCGGTGATCATGGATCTGGACGCTTTCATCGAGCCGCGTCAGAGAATGCTCACCGACGGGACCCTGACGGAGTTCTCCGAGTGGGAGGTCTCCGCGCGGACGGAGATCTTCGGATCCGTCGCTCACCGGTTCAGCGAGTACCGCAAGTCGGGCACCCGGGACGGAGTGCGCTTCGAGGGCCACGGCCACAAAACCACCCAGTTCCTACGGACCCGAGCCGGCTGGAGGAT